ACCCGAACACCGCGGCCGCCACCGGTTGGCCGACCCCGCCAGCCGCTCCACCTCCGCCTCCACGGAAACCCCCGCCGGGCGCCCCCATGCCGCCGCCACCCCCGAAGCGTCCAATGACGTCAGGATGGTCACCGCGAGGATCCCGCACCCCTCCCCCGCCCCCGCCACCGCCGAACGCATCATCTCCACCCCCCCCGAGGCGTGGACGGTCAGGAGCGACGCCCCCAACCGCGACGCCGAGCGCGCCGCCCCGCGCACCGTGTTGGGGATGTCGTGCAGCTTGAGGTCCAGGAACACCTCGTGCCCGAGCTCGCGAAGCGCGCGCACCACGTCGGGCCCCGCGGCGGTGAACAGCTCGCTCCCCACCTTGTAGAAATTGCAGCTGTCGCCCAGGCGTCCCACGATCGCCAGCGCCTCCGCGGCACTGGCGACGTCGAGGGCAACGATCGGGGTTGCGTTCATGCCGGCCACTCCACGCTTCCGGTTACCTCCGCCAACGATCGCACCCCCTCGCGGCGGCACCATGCCTCCAGCCCGCGCACCATGCGCACCGGCTGCCGGGGGTCCCGCAGCCCGGCGGTCCCCATCGCGACCGCCGTCGCCCCCGCCATCAGGTACTGCAGCGCATCCTCGGCGGTCGTGATCCCCCCCACCCCGATGATGGGCGCCTTCGTCGCCTTCCAGACCTTCCACGTCGCGAGGACCCCCACGGGGAGGAGTCCGGGACCGCTCACCCCCCCGGTCCCGAACCCGAGCGCCGGTCGCCGGCGCGCGACGTCGATCACGAGTCCGGGGAGGGTGTTCACGAGCGTCACGCCGGTGGCCCCGTGGTCGAGCGCCACGCGCGCCGCCGCGGTGATGTCCACCAGCGTGGGGGACAGCTTCACGAAGATCGGGGCCGCCGTCGCCGCGCGCGCGCGCCGCACGACCTCGGCCAGCGCCGACGGATCGGCCCCGAACTCCATCCCCCCGGCCTTCACGTTCGGACAGCTCACGTTCAGTTCGTAGCCGGCCTTGCCCGGGACATCGTCGAGCCGCTCGATGACGCGCGCGAAGTCGTCGACCGCATTCCCGACGACGTTGACCAGGACGCGCGCCCGCGTCAGCGACCGCTCGAGCCACGGCAGGTGAACGCGTCGCACCTCCTCCACCCCGGGATTCGCCAGGCCGATGGCGTTGATCATGCCACCGGGAAACTCGGCCACCCGCGGCGCCGGGGCCCCCTTCCGTACGTCCAGGCTCACCGCCTTGGTCACGATGCCGCCGAGCGAGTCCAGCGGGGTGACCTCGGACAGCTCCTCGCCGTAGGCCGCCGTCCCCGCCGCCAGCAGGACGGGGTTCTGCAGCGCGATCCCCCCCAGGGTAACGCTCAGCGAGGAGCGGTCGCCGGCACTCATCGCGACGCGCCCCCGGCGCGACGCGTCGCGTAGCGCTCCAGGTAGTCCATGGCCGCATCGGCGATGGCGCTGGCCAGCTGGCGCTGACCGGAGTCGCCCGACATGTAGGCCGCCTCCGACGCATTGGTCCCGAAGCCGATCTCCACCAGGACCGAGGGCATGAAGGCGCCGACCAGGACCACGAAGCCGGCTTGCTTCACCCCACGGTCGGTCCCCGGATGCACCCGCCGCAATGCCCCTTGCACCGTCTCGGCGAGGTCGCTCGACTCGCGCAGGAACTCGTTCTGCTTCATGTCGTTCAGGATGAAGCTCAGCGCGTCGCCGTCGCCGGCCTCCGCCTCGACCTCGTACTTCCTCGCCTCGTTCTCCAGGTCGGCTACCCGGCGCTCGTCGTCGGTCTTGGCCTCGGACAGGAAGTAGGTCTCGAAGCCGCGTGCCCCGCCCGGGTTGCGCCACCGAGGGTTGGCCGCGTTGACGTGGATCGATATGAAGAGCTCCCCTCCGGCGCGGTTGGCGATGCGACCCCGGTCGGAGAGCGCGATGAGCGTGTCGGCATTGCGCGTCATCACGACTTCCGCCCCCCGGCGGCGGAGCTCATCACGAAGGTGTCGTGCGACCGAGAGGGTGATGTCCGCCTCGTACACCGGGCGCCGGGAGCCAAGGGGGCCTCGCATGCCGCGATCACGCCCCCCATGCCCGGCGTCCACGACGACCACGGGACGACGCGCTCGCGCGGCACGCGCCGGTGATGGCGATGCGATCGGGCGTTGCGAGGCCGGGGCGCTGGCCGGCGGCGGCGCCTTGGCCGCGACACGCCCGTTGCCCTCGTCGCGCGCCCGCGCGCCGGCGACCGGCGTGAAGCGACGGATCTCGGCCAGCGCCGGGTCGTAGAGGAAGCCCGTGGCGACGCGCGGCAGGAGGTCGGTGAGGAGCGAGAGGGGAAGGTACAGCCGCCCCTCGAGCACGGCGGGGGGCGACCCGAGGGGATGCGTGACGCCGCGCACCCTCGCGAAGGCGAGTCCCGGCGTCAGCTGGATCTCGACACCGCCCAGCACCAATCGGTAGCGCTCGGCGGAATCGCGCAGGAGGACCGCGCCTAACGGCGAGAGCGCCTCGTCGCCGCGCACCATCGCCCCGAGGCGGGTCGAGACGACGGGGATGCTTCCCGTACGCTCTCCCGCGCGCACCGTGATGACGGCCGGAAGGGCGGGCGCCTGCTGCAGCAGGGCGACGGCGGCGAGGAGCGCGATCATCGGCGGCGCATCGCGCGGGCGATCTCGCGGTCGGCGTCGCGCTTCCGCGAGTCTTCTCGCTTGTCGTGCAGCTTCTTCCCCTTGCCGAGGGCGATGCGAACCTTGGCGCGCCCGCGCACGAAGTAGAGCTCCAGCGGGACCAGGGTGAGCCCCTCGCGCTCGACCGCGCCGATGAGGCGGCGGATCTCGCGCTTGTGCAGGAGGAGCTTTCGCAGCCGCGTGGGGTCGTGGTTGACGTACCCCCCGCGCTCATACGGCGAGATGTTGACGTTGAGGAGGTAGACCTCGCCGTCGCGCACGATCCCGTACGCGTCGGAGATGTTGGCCTTCCCGTTCCGCAGCGACTTGACCTCTGTCCCGGTCAGCACCAACCCCGCCTCCCACGTCTCGAGGATGTGGTAGTTGTGGCGTGCGTCGCGGTTTCGCGCGACGACGACGAGGTCGGGCGCTTCGGTCTTCTCGGCCATCTCGCGTGTGGAATGCTCCGGTCCTTTCACCCGTCGCCCGAACGCCGGGTTCCCTGCGGGCCGTCAGGGCCAACGACACAAGCTAATCGGTGAGCGCCCGTCGCGCGGCCCGAGTCGCGATGTAAGACGATACGGCGCGTTGACTTGGACCCCTGACGCCGATAGCTTCCCCCTCCCGCGCAGCAGAAGCGATGCGAACTGCGACGGGACATGCGTTCGTGGCGGAACTGGTAGACGCGCCGGTCTCAGAAGCCGGTGGGTAACACCCATGGGAGTTCGAGTCTCCCCGAGCGCACCTGCACACAACGAGATCGGCGCGGCTCCCTGCGGGGCCGCGCCGATCTGCGTACTGGAGGGAGAGACCGAGCCGACTCAGCGCCCGAGCGCGGACGGGGGGACATCCTCGGGAAGCGAGGGGGTGCCGACCGCCTTTCTGAGCTCCGCGTTGGCCTCACCGACGAAGCGCGCCATGATGTCTCCGGCCCTGGCGATGATGTCGTCGCTGGCACGGGGCGCACCGGCGATGATCAGGAGTGCGCGGCCGAGTCGCGCCCCTGCCCCTTCACTCGGCGTGCGCGCGGCGAGCACTTCGCGGTAGGTGGTGAGGCGATCGTTGAACTGCCGCTCTGCGACCCTGAGCATCGCCGGCGCGATGTTTCGGTCGGCCTGCAGCGCGGCGGCAAGCTCTCGGGCAACGAGCGAGCCGGTGCGGTCGTCGAGGGCGTCACGCTGGGCGACGACGAGCCCCAGCGCGCGCCGGGCGTAGCGCAGCTCCCAGGCCGCACGGTCTTCGTCCCCACCACAGACGGAATGCGCCATCCACGCCACGTCGTCGGCGTCGGGCTCGGCCATGAGCGCCGCGATGTACGCGGCCAGCCCGCGCTTCAGGCGCCGCTCGCTCCGCCACTCGTCGAAAAGGCGCGGCGACATCGCGGCGCTCCCGGTCGCTAGTCCT
The Gemmatimonadetes bacterium SCN 70-22 DNA segment above includes these coding regions:
- a CDS encoding dihydroorotate dehydrogenase B catalytic subunit, giving the protein MSAGDRSSLSVTLGGIALQNPVLLAAGTAAYGEELSEVTPLDSLGGIVTKAVSLDVRKGAPAPRVAEFPGGMINAIGLANPGVEEVRRVHLPWLERSLTRARVLVNVVGNAVDDFARVIERLDDVPGKAGYELNVSCPNVKAGGMEFGADPSALAEVVRRARAATAAPIFVKLSPTLVDITAAARVALDHGATGVTLVNTLPGLVIDVARRRPALGFGTGGVSGPGLLPVGVLATWKVWKATKAPIIGVGGITTAEDALQYLMAGATAVAMGTAGLRDPRQPVRMVRGLEAWCRREGVRSLAEVTGSVEWPA
- a CDS encoding SsrA-binding protein — encoded protein: MAEKTEAPDLVVVARNRDARHNYHILETWEAGLVLTGTEVKSLRNGKANISDAYGIVRDGEVYLLNVNISPYERGGYVNHDPTRLRKLLLHKREIRRLIGAVEREGLTLVPLELYFVRGRAKVRIALGKGKKLHDKREDSRKRDADREIARAMRRR